aagaattaaatactATATTTCACTTTGATCTGGAAGCGTAATAATGGTCTTAATAATATTGGCCTCATATTTTATACATAGATAGAATAAGgccataaaataaagaaagacaGAATGAATGAAAGAGAATTCTTACCAATAGGTCCTTTGAATGATGAACAAATAGGGATGCGTTCATTCATAAAAAATAGGATCAACCCCCATTGCGTATTGATACTTATCGGGTATAGAATAGATCtgcttctcttttttcttctgaGCCGAATTCTTCCCTTAATTACTAATGGAATAGAACAAATATTAATCCTTTCTCCGAAAGAATCCACCCAGAAGGGGAGGTATTCCAATGCAATAAAGTTACATAGTGTCTATTTTTCGTTGATAAAGGGGTATTTCCATGGGTTTGCCTTGGTATCGTGTTCATACTGTCGTATTGAATGATCCCGGTCGCTTGCTTTCTGTTCATATAATGCATACGGCTCTGGTTACTGGTTGGGCCAGTTCAATGGCTCTATATGAATTAGCCGTTTTTGATCCCTTCGATCCCGTTCTTGATCCAATGTGGAGACAAGGTATGTTCGTTATACCGTTCATGACTCGTTTAGGAATAACCAATTCATGGGGCGGTTGGAGTATTACAGGGGGGACTATAACAAATTCGGGTATTTGGAGTTACGAAGGTGTGGCCGGAGCACATATTGTGTTTTCTGGCTTGTGCTTCTTGGCAGCTATCTGGCATTGGGTATATTGGGATCTAGAAATTTTTTGTGATGAGCGCACAGGAAAACCTTCTTTGGATTTGCCCAAGATTTTTGGAATTCATTTATTTCTCTTAGGAGTGGCTTGCTTTGGCTTTGGCGCATTTCATGTAACAGGATTGTATGGTCCTGGAATATAGATGTCGGACCCTTATGGACTAACTGGCAAGGTCCAACCTGTAAATTCGGCATGGGGCGTCGAAGGTTTCTCCGTTGTACTGCATTCGGGAAGGATGAATCGCTCCCGAAAAGGAATTTATTGATTCTCTCCCAATTGGTTGGACCGTAGGTGCGATGATTTACTTCACGGGCGAGGTCTCTAGTTCAAGTCCAGGATGGCCCAGCTGTGCCAAGGAAAAGAATAGAAGAAGCATCTGACTCCTTCATGCATGCTCCACTTGGCTCGGGGATATAGCTCAGTTGGTAGAGCTCCGCTCTTGCAATTGGGTCGTTGCGATTACGGGTTGGGTGTCTAATTGTCCAGGCGATAATGATAGTATCTTGTACCTGAACCGGTGGCTCACTTTTTCTAAGTAATGGGGAAGAGGACTGAAACATGCCACTGAAAGACTCTACTGAGACAAAGATGGGCTGTCAAGAACGTAGAAGAGGTAGGATGGGCAGTTGGTCAGATCTAGTATGGATCGTACATGGACGGTAGTTGGTAAACTTTATGATAAAGAAGGAACCGAGAAGAGAGTATCAGCAACAACTGGGTTTATTGCAGGCCAGCTCATGATGTTCATATCAATCTACTATGTACCTCTGCATTTAGCATTGGGTAAACCTCATACAATAACTGTCCTAGCTCTACTGTatcttttgtttcatttcttcTGGAACAATCACAAAGACATTGGAAGAATCCGTTTTGTTATTAATAGACTAGAAAAGaataattgaaagaaagaattagttattcatcaaaatttcttttattcaatGACCAGAATTAAACGGGGATATATAGCTCGTAGACGtcgaaaaaaaattagtttatttgCATCAAGCTTTCGGGGGGCTCATTCAAGACTTACTCGAACTATTACTCAACAAAGACTAAGAGCTTTGGTTTCGGCTCATCGGGATAGAGATAGGAAAAAAAGGGATTTTCGTCGTTTGTGGATCACTCGAATAAATGCAGTATACAATACTTGAATTCTGATTTCAGATGGTAAATATTTCTCAGAACATGGAGTGTGAATCAAAcccatgtttgaattgaaattgagatactGATGCAAGTTCTTCTCTTCTGAATCAGATAGATTCATATCTGAAAGAGGTTGACAATAAGTTCTTTCAAAATTGACTATTTGTCCCTCTGTTAGAGGTGTTCCAGAAATGTCTGCAATCGAGTAAATAGCTCTACGAACTAATGGATCGgatctgtaacagcccaaaattgaccctagtcgggaagtggtttcgggaccacaaaaccgagtcataaaaataattaatttccatattctatgcttattatgtgtgtacatgagtatgtggaagtttcattctccaattttgccaattgcatgagaaattattaaatagggatcgatatgagacatggtgaaaatatgataggctaatttaaaatggtctattaatgcatgttgtgaaaatgatgggtttgcatgtcaaattacccaaaatttgagctagtggttggccatgctatgggtggaaacatgttgggcacatgttggcctagtgaggtatgtaggaaaaaaataaaataaggagtatgggtaataaagaaaggaaaaacaaaaaaatgagtggttgtttcccccccattgccgtgagctaaagaaaggaaaagaaaaacttgttcatcctttttcatcctcttttgactgaaaattctaaggaggaggaaggagtttttgcttcatgtttggtttggaagagaattaggaggaagtttggccatgcatgtaactagattgaggtatgtttgatattattctttgagattcatgtatattttaagttgtaagtttgaaatctacctagccatggttcaaactttgttaaatgatggagatgatattcggccatgcatgttacattcttggttggtattttgatgtttgatgttgtggtgatgaggcatgaagatgagttaagattcggcctaggtggagtttgtgttaatgccattgcatgctaaatatgaagcttgttaatgatgcatgtgatggtggattgatgattcttgaatccctttttttttttagcatttttgagtgagcacatatgtgcattggttgctagatggggaagaatcggttagcaagttgtgtgctaaggccgaatataatttttgtaggttaatgagtaatgcatgtgctaaattgatggaaagggagaggatgctttactagtgtagaaatgatataaagattttagaaattatttttggttaggt
This window of the Gossypium hirsutum isolate 1008001.06 chromosome A09, Gossypium_hirsutum_v2.1, whole genome shotgun sequence genome carries:
- the LOC121206138 gene encoding photosystem II CP47 reaction center protein-like: MGLPWYRVHTVVLNDPGRLLSVHIMHTALVTGWASSMALYELAVFDPFDPVLDPMWRQGMFVIPFMTRLGITNSWGGWSITGGTITNSGIWSYEGVAGAHIVFSGLCFLAAIWHWVYWDLEIFCDERTGKPSLDLPKIFGIHLFLLGVACFGFGAFHVTGLYGPGI